A genomic segment from Limosilactobacillus sp. encodes:
- a CDS encoding JAB domain-containing protein, which yields MAKKIRDEYERLVAESVRGMTVDGEDAAKYLLYYHPTPESLKQMTRVEKKKLAFSSMRLARFLAAVELGQLVARSYPEVLGHAYSSIELGAAMIEHFNGIENEQVAVAYTNVHNEIVALKTLFSGGRSECVLYPDQIFKQALLNSASGLVLIHNHPTGDVQPSQQDLAFARRLERGGRILGITVLDFLIVGRQRYYSWREQQGAPEK from the coding sequence ATGGCAAAGAAAATCCGTGATGAGTATGAACGCCTGGTAGCAGAAAGCGTCCGGGGGATGACGGTTGACGGTGAAGACGCGGCTAAATACCTCCTGTACTACCATCCAACCCCCGAAAGCCTTAAGCAGATGACCAGGGTCGAGAAGAAAAAACTAGCCTTTTCCAGCATGCGGCTGGCCCGTTTCTTGGCGGCCGTCGAGCTTGGTCAGCTGGTTGCCCGCAGCTACCCGGAGGTGCTTGGCCACGCCTATTCGAGCATTGAACTGGGGGCGGCGATGATCGAGCACTTTAACGGCATCGAAAACGAGCAGGTCGCCGTGGCCTACACCAACGTTCACAACGAGATCGTCGCCTTGAAGACGCTTTTTAGCGGGGGCCGAAGCGAATGCGTCCTGTACCCCGACCAGATTTTTAAGCAGGCCCTGCTGAATTCGGCCAGCGGACTGGTGTTGATTCATAATCATCCCACCGGCGACGTCCAGCCCTCCCAGCAGGACCTGGCCTTTGCCCGCCGCTTGGAGCGCGGGGGCCGGATCTTGGGAATTACGGTCCTTGATTTTCTCATTGTTGGCCGCCAGCGGTATTACAGCTGGCGCGAGCAACAGGGTGCCCCCGAAAAGTAA
- a CDS encoding bifunctional folylpolyglutamate synthase/dihydrofolate synthase, with the protein MIKTYEDALNFIHGRTKFKKIPTLKRMRRFLQELGNPQEGQHYIHVTGTNGKGSTVAMLRSMLLECGLTVGSFTSPFITRFNERIEYNAQQIPDADLIRLAQRLEPVVAKLDAELPSGGPTEFEIDTALMFCYMEEKHPDVVLLEVGIGGLYDSTNVIVPDVSVITTVGWDHMKYLGNTLAAIASQKAGIIKQGVPVVIGKLPESARQVVADTAHAKQSQLYELGRDYQGTKLNGHGLYAKLQYDGLGIHHGTFQLGLAGDYQVDNAAIALTAAQLFLAAHRLPLDQNALRRGLAASRWPGRMEVVCDEPLVLLDGAHNLPGMQALVKSIKDDLADRDVYILVAILADKQYDLMLGELASLGNVHLTVTNFAGPGPKRPSADLGAVAAQIPSRYPIQVADNWQTGFAQLARQLGSDDAMIVTGSLYFISDVRHFFED; encoded by the coding sequence ATGATTAAGACCTACGAAGACGCCCTGAATTTCATCCACGGACGGACAAAATTTAAGAAGATTCCGACCCTCAAGCGGATGCGTCGCTTTTTGCAAGAACTCGGCAATCCCCAGGAGGGGCAGCACTACATCCACGTCACGGGAACCAACGGCAAGGGGTCGACGGTGGCGATGCTGCGGTCGATGCTGCTCGAATGCGGCCTGACCGTCGGCAGCTTCACCTCCCCCTTTATTACCCGCTTTAACGAGCGGATCGAGTACAATGCCCAGCAGATTCCCGACGCCGACCTGATTCGACTGGCCCAGCGCCTGGAGCCGGTGGTCGCCAAGCTCGACGCTGAATTACCGAGCGGGGGACCAACCGAGTTTGAGATTGATACGGCCCTGATGTTTTGCTACATGGAAGAAAAACATCCCGACGTCGTCCTGCTCGAGGTCGGCATCGGGGGCCTCTACGATTCGACAAACGTGATCGTCCCGGACGTCAGCGTGATCACCACGGTCGGCTGGGACCACATGAAATACCTGGGCAACACCCTGGCGGCGATTGCCAGTCAGAAGGCGGGAATCATCAAGCAGGGGGTTCCGGTCGTGATCGGCAAGCTGCCCGAATCCGCTCGGCAGGTGGTTGCCGACACGGCCCATGCCAAGCAATCCCAACTCTATGAATTGGGTCGCGACTACCAGGGAACTAAGCTCAATGGACACGGCCTCTATGCCAAGCTTCAGTACGATGGCCTGGGCATCCACCACGGAACCTTCCAGCTCGGCTTGGCCGGGGACTACCAGGTCGACAACGCCGCCATTGCCCTGACCGCCGCCCAGCTCTTCCTTGCTGCTCACCGGCTGCCACTGGATCAAAACGCCCTCAGGCGGGGCCTGGCAGCGAGTCGCTGGCCCGGCCGGATGGAGGTCGTGTGCGACGAACCGCTAGTTTTGCTGGACGGCGCCCACAACCTGCCGGGGATGCAGGCCCTGGTCAAGTCGATCAAGGACGACCTGGCCGACCGGGACGTCTACATCCTGGTTGCTATCCTGGCCGACAAGCAGTACGACCTGATGTTGGGCGAGCTTGCCAGCCTGGGCAACGTTCACCTGACCGTCACCAACTTTGCCGGTCCGGGTCCCAAGCGGCCGAGTGCCGATCTGGGGGCGGTGGCCGCCCAGATTCCGAGCCGCTACCCGATCCAGGTGGCCGACAACTGGCAGACTGGTTTTGCCCAGCTGGCCCGTCAACTGGGCAGTGATGACGCCATGATCGTCACCGGCTCACTCTACTTCATCTCCGACGTTCGCCACTTTTTTGAAGATTAA
- a CDS encoding valine--tRNA ligase produces MATEKEMSTKYDPTAVEAGRYQWWIDQGLFKPSGDKKAHPYSIVIPPPNVTGKLHLGHAWDTTLQDMLIRQKRMQGYDVLWLPGMDHAGIATQAKVEARLRKQGISRYDLGREKFVQQVWDWKDEYADIIHKQWAKLGISVDYDRERFTLDEGLNKAVRKVFVDLYNKGLIYRGTYIINWDPQARTALSDIEVIHKDDKGAFYHVKYPFTDGTTFNGKDYIEIATTRPETMFGDEAVAVNPNDERYKDLVGKHVMVPLVNREIEIIADDYVTPDFGTGMVKITPAHDPNDFKVGKRHNLPELNTMNEDASMNENAGKYEGMDRFEARKAMVKDLEDQGYMLKVVPIVHSVGHSERTGVQVEARLSTQWFVKMKPLAEQALANQKTDDKVNFIPERFEHTFTQWMENVHDWVISRQLWWGHRIPAWYKKGTGEVYVGMEAPKDEENWTRDKDVLDTWFSSALWPFSTMGWPNTDSPDFKRYFPTSTLVTGYDIIFFWVSRMIFQSLEFTGKAPFRNVLLHGLIRDEQGRKMSKSLGNGIDPMDVIAKYGVDALRWFLVTGSTPGQDIRFSYTKMDAAWNFINKIWNASRYVIMNLGEMPAPVLPDKSKWDLADRWILSRLNATVKQVNEQFDKFEFGEAGRALYNFIWNDFCDWYIEMTKEKLNNGTDEEKQDTKNILGYVLDQTLKLMHPIMPFVTEKLWQSMPHDGKSIMVADYPVAHDELDDADATDQMSNLIEMIKAVRNIRNEANAPMSKPVDILVKVDNQHLGDMLNANRDYIDRFCHPAELTISTDVKAPKLAMTGILAGAEVYIPMAELVDLDEERAKMQKEIAKLEKEVQRSQKKLGNEKFVANAPEKVVEAEKQKAVEWQQKLDSAKERLASLQEA; encoded by the coding sequence ATGGCAACCGAAAAGGAAATGTCAACCAAGTATGATCCAACAGCTGTCGAAGCTGGTCGCTACCAATGGTGGATCGACCAGGGCCTCTTTAAGCCAAGCGGCGATAAGAAGGCTCACCCGTATTCAATTGTGATTCCGCCGCCGAACGTTACCGGAAAGTTACACCTGGGCCACGCCTGGGACACCACCCTGCAGGACATGCTGATTCGGCAGAAGCGGATGCAGGGCTACGACGTCCTCTGGCTGCCGGGGATGGACCACGCCGGGATTGCTACCCAGGCCAAGGTCGAGGCCCGGTTACGCAAGCAGGGGATTTCCCGCTACGACCTGGGTCGGGAAAAGTTCGTTCAACAGGTTTGGGACTGGAAGGACGAATACGCCGACATCATCCACAAGCAGTGGGCTAAGCTCGGGATTTCCGTTGACTACGACCGCGAGCGCTTCACCCTGGATGAGGGACTGAACAAGGCCGTTCGCAAGGTCTTCGTCGATCTTTACAATAAGGGCCTGATTTACCGGGGAACCTACATCATCAACTGGGATCCGCAAGCCCGGACGGCCCTGTCCGACATCGAGGTAATCCACAAGGACGACAAGGGTGCCTTCTACCACGTTAAGTACCCATTCACCGACGGCACCACCTTTAACGGCAAGGACTACATCGAAATCGCGACGACCCGGCCGGAAACCATGTTTGGTGACGAAGCCGTTGCCGTTAACCCGAATGATGAACGTTACAAGGACCTGGTCGGCAAGCACGTCATGGTACCGCTGGTCAACCGGGAGATTGAAATCATCGCCGACGACTACGTTACCCCAGACTTCGGGACCGGGATGGTGAAGATCACGCCAGCCCACGACCCGAATGACTTCAAGGTCGGCAAGCGCCACAACCTGCCGGAATTAAACACCATGAATGAGGACGCCTCGATGAACGAAAACGCCGGCAAGTACGAGGGGATGGACCGGTTCGAAGCCCGCAAGGCCATGGTTAAGGACTTGGAGGACCAGGGCTACATGCTCAAGGTCGTTCCAATCGTCCACTCCGTTGGTCACTCCGAGCGGACCGGCGTCCAGGTTGAAGCCCGGCTGTCGACCCAGTGGTTCGTCAAGATGAAGCCGCTGGCCGAACAAGCCCTGGCCAACCAGAAGACTGACGACAAGGTTAACTTCATTCCGGAACGGTTCGAACACACCTTCACCCAGTGGATGGAAAACGTCCACGACTGGGTGATCTCCCGGCAGCTCTGGTGGGGGCACCGGATCCCGGCCTGGTACAAGAAGGGTACCGGCGAGGTCTACGTCGGCATGGAAGCACCAAAGGACGAGGAAAACTGGACCCGTGACAAGGACGTCCTGGACACCTGGTTCAGTAGTGCCCTCTGGCCATTCTCTACGATGGGCTGGCCAAACACCGACTCACCGGATTTCAAGCGCTACTTCCCAACCAGCACCCTGGTTACCGGTTACGACATCATCTTCTTCTGGGTTTCCCGGATGATCTTCCAGTCCCTGGAATTCACCGGCAAGGCACCATTTAGAAACGTTCTGCTCCACGGTCTGATCCGTGACGAACAGGGCCGCAAGATGTCTAAGTCCCTGGGGAACGGGATCGACCCGATGGACGTCATTGCCAAGTACGGGGTCGACGCCCTGCGGTGGTTCCTGGTTACCGGCTCCACTCCTGGTCAGGACATTCGGTTCTCCTACACCAAGATGGATGCGGCCTGGAACTTCATCAACAAGATCTGGAACGCCTCCCGTTACGTAATCATGAACCTCGGCGAGATGCCGGCACCGGTTCTGCCGGACAAGTCCAAGTGGGACCTGGCCGACCGCTGGATTCTGAGCCGGCTGAACGCCACGGTCAAGCAGGTCAATGAGCAATTCGACAAGTTCGAATTCGGTGAGGCCGGCCGGGCACTCTACAACTTCATCTGGAACGACTTCTGTGACTGGTACATCGAAATGACCAAGGAGAAGCTCAACAACGGGACCGACGAAGAAAAGCAGGACACCAAGAACATCCTGGGCTACGTCCTCGACCAGACCTTGAAGCTGATGCACCCGATCATGCCGTTCGTTACCGAAAAGCTCTGGCAGTCGATGCCGCACGACGGCAAGTCCATCATGGTGGCCGACTATCCAGTTGCTCACGATGAACTGGACGATGCCGACGCAACCGACCAGATGAGCAACCTGATCGAAATGATCAAGGCGGTGCGGAACATCCGGAACGAAGCCAACGCCCCAATGTCCAAGCCGGTTGACATCCTGGTCAAGGTCGACAACCAACACCTGGGCGACATGCTCAACGCCAACCGGGACTACATCGACCGCTTCTGCCACCCCGCAGAGCTGACGATCAGCACCGACGTCAAGGCACCAAAGCTGGCCATGACTGGAATCCTGGCCGGTGCCGAGGTCTACATCCCGATGGCCGAACTGGTCGATCTGGATGAGGAACGGGCCAAGATGCAAAAGGAAATCGCCAAGCTGGAAAAGGAAGTTCAGCGGTCACAAAAGAAGCTGGGCAACGAGAAGTTCGTTGCCAACGCTCCTGAAAAGGTCGTTGAAGCCGAAAAGCAAAAGGCGGTTGAATGGCAGCAGAAGCTGGACTCCGCCAAGGAACGTCTGGCCTCACTTCAAGAAGCCTAG
- a CDS encoding rod shape-determining protein yields the protein MLGIGTKNLGIDLGTANTIVYLEGKGIVLREPSVVARNTKTNEVISVGSDARDMIGRTPESIVAIRPMKDGVIADYDTTVAMMKYYMEKALGNSNSKPYVMVCVPSGVTEVEKRAVIDATRVAGARDAYVIEEPFAAAIGAGLPVMDPTGSMVVDIGGGTTDVATISLGGIVSSRSIRMAGDKMNDAIAQYVRQNMNLLIGERTAEKLKWDIGSASVKAAEEMGTTEVRGRDLVTGLPKTIEVSAKDVSVALQDVVENIIDAIKGTLEETSPEIAADVIDHGIVLTGGGALLKHLPDVIADATKVPVFIANDPLDCVAIGTGESLKSIDVMKKK from the coding sequence TTGCTAGGAATTGGAACCAAGAATCTAGGAATCGACCTGGGGACCGCGAACACGATCGTCTACCTTGAAGGCAAGGGGATCGTGCTTCGGGAACCATCGGTCGTTGCGCGCAACACGAAGACCAATGAAGTTATCTCCGTCGGTTCAGACGCTCGTGACATGATTGGGCGGACGCCAGAAAGCATTGTTGCCATCCGGCCAATGAAGGACGGGGTCATCGCCGATTACGACACGACCGTTGCCATGATGAAGTACTACATGGAAAAGGCCCTGGGCAACAGCAACAGCAAGCCATACGTAATGGTCTGCGTCCCAAGTGGTGTGACCGAAGTCGAGAAGCGGGCGGTTATCGACGCGACCCGGGTTGCCGGGGCACGGGATGCCTACGTGATTGAGGAGCCATTTGCTGCCGCCATCGGTGCCGGTCTGCCGGTCATGGACCCAACCGGGAGCATGGTTGTTGATATTGGTGGTGGGACCACCGACGTTGCCACCATCTCACTGGGGGGCATCGTATCCAGCCGGTCGATCCGGATGGCCGGTGACAAGATGAACGACGCCATCGCCCAGTACGTTCGGCAGAACATGAACCTCCTGATCGGTGAACGGACCGCCGAGAAGTTGAAGTGGGACATCGGTTCGGCTTCCGTAAAGGCTGCCGAAGAGATGGGAACCACCGAAGTACGGGGCCGGGACCTCGTTACTGGTCTGCCGAAGACGATTGAGGTTTCAGCCAAGGACGTTTCGGTTGCTCTTCAGGACGTTGTGGAAAACATCATCGACGCAATCAAGGGGACGCTGGAAGAGACCTCTCCTGAAATTGCCGCGGACGTCATCGACCACGGGATTGTTCTGACCGGTGGTGGCGCCCTGCTGAAGCATCTGCCAGATGTGATTGCTGACGCTACTAAGGTGCCAGTATTCATCGCCAACGATCCGCTCGACTGCGTGGCCATCGGTACCGGTGAGTCACTCAAGAGCATTGACGTGATGAAGAAAAAATAA